A section of the Humulus lupulus chromosome 2, drHumLupu1.1, whole genome shotgun sequence genome encodes:
- the LOC133817612 gene encoding zinc finger CCCH domain-containing protein 13 isoform X3, with product MVERKLFKTKLCVLYQKGRCSRQNCSFAHGNVELRRLSSPIHGRRGYGDSDLRDKLDRRHSPRQTYSPDRDARDPSRSLDKESDRKHKKRQRLDGQSDVSGSLRISDGADDQGKEGKFTNDSRSVLMEELKQVQEEINRLDHQKFQLGVTLEERVQEVDSLTSKIQELEAQLYKEKEENRRILSKINKFVKAHDHCLQIQDRLKRSETRLHKLADDLGSDINKIGANEEDSSINIVSDGEAAGFLVNPQSEQQNNVFPTNKRLDGGRGPTEQYARVKRASRWNIPAQSNYDKESQAVATGNGRPSPLSKQGKLEKKYIVNLGSADKQQKTLESGFSLPSTSMAAHAVDEDVDIELEDNVEAVGTASTRDGDTYEINGFPLTLPPPPLILKNNYSQYEGDDENIDVDGAEEME from the exons ATGGTTGAGCGGAAGCTCTTCAAGACGAAACTCTGCGTGTTGTATCAGAAAGGTCGGTGTTCTCGTCAGAATTGCTCCTTCGCTCATGGGAACGTGGAGCTTCGGCGTTTATCTAGCCCTATTCATG GAAGGAGGGGATATGGAGATAGTGACTTGAGGGATAAGCTAGATAGAAGGCATTCTCCACGGCAAACATATTCACCAGATAGAGATGCAAGAGATCCATCCAGGTCTCTTGATAAAGAAAG TGACAGAAAACATAAGAAAAGACAGCGGTTAGATGGTCAGAGTGATGTCTCTGGAAGTTTGAGAATATCAGATGGTGCAGATGATCAGGGTAAAGAAGGAAAGTTTACAAATGACTCAAGAAGTGTTCTTATGGAGGAG TTAAAGCAAGTGCAGGAAGAAATCAACAGGCTTGATCACCAAAAATTTCAACTAGGG GTTACACTAGAAGAGAGGGTTCAAGAAGTGGACAGTCTTACGTCTAAAATTCAAGAGCTTGAGGCTCAGTTAtacaaagaaaaagaagaaaatagaag GATCTTGTCAAAAATCAACAAGTTTGTTAAAGCACATGATCATTGTTTACAGATACAAGATCGACTGAAGAG ATCAGAAACTCGGCTTCATAAGTTGGCAGATGATCTTGGCTCTGATATCAACAAAATTGGTGCCAATGAAGAGGATTCAAGCATTAATATTGTGAGTGATGGAGAGGCTGCTGGTTTCCTTGTCAACCCACAAAGTGAGCAACAGAACAATGTTTTTCCAACCAACAAAAGGCTGGATGGTGGCCGGGGTCCCACAGAACAATATG CCAGAGTGAAGAGAGCTTCCCGGTGGAATATTCCTGCTCAATCAAATTATGACAAAGAGAGTCAGGCAGTGGCAACTGGGAATGGCAGACCAAGTCCCCTTTCAAAACAAGGAAAACTTgagaaaaaatatattgtcaATCTTGGCTCTGCAGACAAG CAGCAGAAGACATTGGAATCAGGATTTTCGCTGCCATCAACCAGCATGGCTGCACATGCAGTCGATGAAGATGTTGACATTGAATTGGAGGATAATGTTGAGGCAGTTGGGACTGCTTCTACAAGGGATGGGGATACATATGAGATCAATGGCTTTCCCCTtacactccccccgcctcctctgatcCTAAAAAACAATTACTCGCAG TATGAGGGTGACGATGAGAATATAGATGTGGATGGCGCCGAGGAGATGGAATAG
- the LOC133817612 gene encoding zinc finger CCCH domain-containing protein 13 isoform X2 codes for MVERKLFKTKLCVLYQKGRCSRQNCSFAHGNVELRRLSSPIHGRRGYGDSDLRDKLDRRHSPRQTYSPDRDARDPSRSLDKERKHKKRQRLDGQSDVSGSLRISDGADDQGKEGKFTNDSRSVLMEELKQVQEEINRLDHQKFQLGVTLEERVQEVDSLTSKIQELEAQLYKEKEENRRILSKINKFVKAHDHCLQIQDRLKRSETRLHKLADDLGSDINKIGANEEDSSINIVSDGEAAGFLVNPQSEQQNNVFPTNKRLDGGRGPTEQYADLEKLHMDVPARVKRASRWNIPAQSNYDKESQAVATGNGRPSPLSKQGKLEKKYIVNLGSADKQQKTLESGFSLPSTSMAAHAVDEDVDIELEDNVEAVGTASTRDGDTYEINGFPLTLPPPPLILKNNYSQYEGDDENIDVDGAEEME; via the exons ATGGTTGAGCGGAAGCTCTTCAAGACGAAACTCTGCGTGTTGTATCAGAAAGGTCGGTGTTCTCGTCAGAATTGCTCCTTCGCTCATGGGAACGTGGAGCTTCGGCGTTTATCTAGCCCTATTCATG GAAGGAGGGGATATGGAGATAGTGACTTGAGGGATAAGCTAGATAGAAGGCATTCTCCACGGCAAACATATTCACCAGATAGAGATGCAAGAGATCCATCCAGGTCTCTTGATAAAGAAAG AAAACATAAGAAAAGACAGCGGTTAGATGGTCAGAGTGATGTCTCTGGAAGTTTGAGAATATCAGATGGTGCAGATGATCAGGGTAAAGAAGGAAAGTTTACAAATGACTCAAGAAGTGTTCTTATGGAGGAG TTAAAGCAAGTGCAGGAAGAAATCAACAGGCTTGATCACCAAAAATTTCAACTAGGG GTTACACTAGAAGAGAGGGTTCAAGAAGTGGACAGTCTTACGTCTAAAATTCAAGAGCTTGAGGCTCAGTTAtacaaagaaaaagaagaaaatagaag GATCTTGTCAAAAATCAACAAGTTTGTTAAAGCACATGATCATTGTTTACAGATACAAGATCGACTGAAGAG ATCAGAAACTCGGCTTCATAAGTTGGCAGATGATCTTGGCTCTGATATCAACAAAATTGGTGCCAATGAAGAGGATTCAAGCATTAATATTGTGAGTGATGGAGAGGCTGCTGGTTTCCTTGTCAACCCACAAAGTGAGCAACAGAACAATGTTTTTCCAACCAACAAAAGGCTGGATGGTGGCCGGGGTCCCACAGAACAATATG CTGATTTAGAAAAGCTGCATATGGATGTGCCAGCCAGAGTGAAGAGAGCTTCCCGGTGGAATATTCCTGCTCAATCAAATTATGACAAAGAGAGTCAGGCAGTGGCAACTGGGAATGGCAGACCAAGTCCCCTTTCAAAACAAGGAAAACTTgagaaaaaatatattgtcaATCTTGGCTCTGCAGACAAG CAGCAGAAGACATTGGAATCAGGATTTTCGCTGCCATCAACCAGCATGGCTGCACATGCAGTCGATGAAGATGTTGACATTGAATTGGAGGATAATGTTGAGGCAGTTGGGACTGCTTCTACAAGGGATGGGGATACATATGAGATCAATGGCTTTCCCCTtacactccccccgcctcctctgatcCTAAAAAACAATTACTCGCAG TATGAGGGTGACGATGAGAATATAGATGTGGATGGCGCCGAGGAGATGGAATAG
- the LOC133817611 gene encoding histone-lysine N-methyltransferase ATXR2: MEGLSPIDSHYPDVISALLAPPSSLQAQEYFDELISKRQNPGIKVKQNGEFGKGVCAETEFKEGELILKDQMLVGAQHSSNKMDCLVCSFCFRFIGSIELQIGRKLYLQELGVSENHNECDMEDVSSDGEDYSYEENGEDSGACSSSNFRKKVELPKGVVESLMNGNLKLPYSDKFPLPPIVPCIGGCGEAHYCSKLCAQADWESYHSLLCTGEKSESVSKEALVEFIQHANETNDIFILAAKAISYTILRYRKLKATCLEEGRKNKNVSGCTVPAALSEAWKPISMGHKRRWWDCIALPIDVESSDEDAFRLQIRSLASTSLELLKAAIFDNDCEPLFSLEIYGHIIGMFELNNLDLVVASPVEDYFLYIDDLPSSKKKETEEFTRPILEALGDDYSVCCQGTAFFPLQSCMNHSCCPNAKAFKRDADRDGQATILALKPICKGEEITISYVDEELPFEERQALLADYGFRCRCPKCLAEEP; this comes from the exons ATGGAGGGTCTCTCTCCTATTGATTCTCACTACCCTGATGTGATCTCTGCTCTCCTCGCTCCTCCTTCATCTCTCCAAGCTCAG GAGTATTTCGACGAGCTTATATCTAAGAGGCAGAACCCCGGTATCAAAGTGAAACAAAATGGAGAATTTGGCAAAG GTGTGTGTGCTGAGACGGAATTCAAAGAAGGGGAGCTTATATTGAAGGACCAAATGCTTGTGGGTGCTCAACATTCCTCGAATAAG ATGGATTGTTTGGTGTGTAGCTTCTGCTTTCGTTTTATTGGCTCAATTGAACTTCAAATTGGAAGAAAGCTTTATTTGCAAGAGTTAGGAGTTTCAGAAAACCACAATGAATGTGATATGGAGGACGTGTCTTCAGATGGAGAAGACTATTCTTATGAGGAGAATGGTGAAGATTCAGGAGCATGTTCTTCTAGCAATTTCAGAAAAAAAGTTGAACTTCCTAAAGGGGTTGTGGAATCTCTCATGAATGGTAATTTGAAATTGCCTTATTCTGATAAATTCCCATTGCCTCCAATTGTTCCTTGTATTGGGGGTTGTGGGGAGGCTCATTACTGCAG CAAGTTATGTGCTCAGGCTGACTGGGAATCATATCATTCCTTGCTTTGCACTGGTGAGAAATCAGAATCAGTATCGAAAGAGGCACTTGTAGAATTTATACAGCATGCTAATG AAACAAATGATATATTCATCCTTGCTGCAAAG GCAATTTCTTATACTATATTAAGGTATAGGAAGTTGAAAGCGACTTGTCTTGAAGAaggaaggaaaaataaaaatgtttCCGGGTGCACTGTTCCAGCTGCACTCTCTGAGGCATGGAAGCCAATATCGATGGGACACAAGAGAAG GTGGTGGGACTGCATTGCATTGCCAATTGATGTTGAATCTTCTGATGAAGATGCATTTAGGTTGCAAATAAGAAGCCTCGCATCCACG TCGCTTGAGCTTCTAAAGGCAGCCATCTTTGACAATGATTGTGAACCAT TATTCTCTCTTGAAATTTATGGGCACATAATTGGCATGTTTGAGTTGAATAATCT TGATTTGGTTGTAGCATCTCCAGTTGAAGATTATTTTTTGTACATAGATGATCTACCATCTTCCAAAAAG AAAGAAACTGAAGAATTTACACGACCTATTTTGGAAGCTCTTGGTGATGACTATTCAGTTTGTTGCCAGG GCACTGCATTCTTTCCCTTGCAGAGTTGTATGAATCACTCTTGTTGTCCAAACGCAAAAGCTTTTAAAAGAGACGCG GATAGAGATGGCCAAGCAACAATACTTGCATTAAAACCTATTTGCAAGGGAGAagag ATTACTATCTCATATGTAGATGAAGAGCTGCCTTTTGAAGAGAGACAGGCATTACTTGCAGACTATGGTTTCAGATGTAGGTGCCCCAAATGTTTAGCAGAAGAACCATAA
- the LOC133817612 gene encoding zinc finger CCCH domain-containing protein 13 isoform X1 has protein sequence MVERKLFKTKLCVLYQKGRCSRQNCSFAHGNVELRRLSSPIHGRRGYGDSDLRDKLDRRHSPRQTYSPDRDARDPSRSLDKESDRKHKKRQRLDGQSDVSGSLRISDGADDQGKEGKFTNDSRSVLMEELKQVQEEINRLDHQKFQLGVTLEERVQEVDSLTSKIQELEAQLYKEKEENRRILSKINKFVKAHDHCLQIQDRLKRSETRLHKLADDLGSDINKIGANEEDSSINIVSDGEAAGFLVNPQSEQQNNVFPTNKRLDGGRGPTEQYADLEKLHMDVPARVKRASRWNIPAQSNYDKESQAVATGNGRPSPLSKQGKLEKKYIVNLGSADKQQKTLESGFSLPSTSMAAHAVDEDVDIELEDNVEAVGTASTRDGDTYEINGFPLTLPPPPLILKNNYSQYEGDDENIDVDGAEEME, from the exons ATGGTTGAGCGGAAGCTCTTCAAGACGAAACTCTGCGTGTTGTATCAGAAAGGTCGGTGTTCTCGTCAGAATTGCTCCTTCGCTCATGGGAACGTGGAGCTTCGGCGTTTATCTAGCCCTATTCATG GAAGGAGGGGATATGGAGATAGTGACTTGAGGGATAAGCTAGATAGAAGGCATTCTCCACGGCAAACATATTCACCAGATAGAGATGCAAGAGATCCATCCAGGTCTCTTGATAAAGAAAG TGACAGAAAACATAAGAAAAGACAGCGGTTAGATGGTCAGAGTGATGTCTCTGGAAGTTTGAGAATATCAGATGGTGCAGATGATCAGGGTAAAGAAGGAAAGTTTACAAATGACTCAAGAAGTGTTCTTATGGAGGAG TTAAAGCAAGTGCAGGAAGAAATCAACAGGCTTGATCACCAAAAATTTCAACTAGGG GTTACACTAGAAGAGAGGGTTCAAGAAGTGGACAGTCTTACGTCTAAAATTCAAGAGCTTGAGGCTCAGTTAtacaaagaaaaagaagaaaatagaag GATCTTGTCAAAAATCAACAAGTTTGTTAAAGCACATGATCATTGTTTACAGATACAAGATCGACTGAAGAG ATCAGAAACTCGGCTTCATAAGTTGGCAGATGATCTTGGCTCTGATATCAACAAAATTGGTGCCAATGAAGAGGATTCAAGCATTAATATTGTGAGTGATGGAGAGGCTGCTGGTTTCCTTGTCAACCCACAAAGTGAGCAACAGAACAATGTTTTTCCAACCAACAAAAGGCTGGATGGTGGCCGGGGTCCCACAGAACAATATG CTGATTTAGAAAAGCTGCATATGGATGTGCCAGCCAGAGTGAAGAGAGCTTCCCGGTGGAATATTCCTGCTCAATCAAATTATGACAAAGAGAGTCAGGCAGTGGCAACTGGGAATGGCAGACCAAGTCCCCTTTCAAAACAAGGAAAACTTgagaaaaaatatattgtcaATCTTGGCTCTGCAGACAAG CAGCAGAAGACATTGGAATCAGGATTTTCGCTGCCATCAACCAGCATGGCTGCACATGCAGTCGATGAAGATGTTGACATTGAATTGGAGGATAATGTTGAGGCAGTTGGGACTGCTTCTACAAGGGATGGGGATACATATGAGATCAATGGCTTTCCCCTtacactccccccgcctcctctgatcCTAAAAAACAATTACTCGCAG TATGAGGGTGACGATGAGAATATAGATGTGGATGGCGCCGAGGAGATGGAATAG